In Blautia sp. SC05B48, a single genomic region encodes these proteins:
- a CDS encoding DUF3789 domain-containing protein has product MWVLLKDFLLVSMGMGIGVVLMCILNVGKEADCEMKQLKESEDN; this is encoded by the coding sequence ATGTGGGTATTATTAAAAGACTTCCTGCTGGTATCTATGGGAATGGGTATCGGCGTAGTCTTGATGTGTATTTTGAATGTCGGCAAAGAAGCTGACTGTGAAATGAAACAATTAAAAGAAAGTGAGGACAATTAA
- the mobT gene encoding MobT family relaxase: protein MVLNEEQWIKELREKRIAYGISQGRLAVASGITREYLNKIESGKMKPSKELLETLHKELARFNPEAPLTMLFDYVKIRFSTLDIQHIIKDILKLNINYMLHEDYGHYSYAEHYSLGDIFIYTSADEEKGVLLELKGRGCRQFESYLLAQQRSWYDFLMDALVDGGVMKRIDLAINDHTGILDIPELAEKCRKREYIGKSRSYKFYQSGELIKHREDDREYMGRTLYLGSLKSDVYFCIYEKDYEQYVKLGTPLEEADIINRFEIRLRNERAYYAVRDLLTYYDAEQTAFSIINQYVRFVDEEPDKRKNDWKLNDRWAWFIGDNRQSLKLTTKPEPYTLDRTLRWVQRQVAPTLKMLKKIDKGNGTDYMETIEQQAKLTEKHEMIIKQQTTPAKDLIES from the coding sequence ATGGTTCTGAATGAAGAACAATGGATAAAAGAATTACGGGAGAAACGGATTGCTTACGGTATCTCACAAGGCAGGCTGGCGGTGGCTTCGGGTATCACAAGGGAATATCTCAACAAGATAGAAAGTGGAAAAATGAAGCCGTCAAAGGAACTTCTGGAAACTCTGCATAAAGAACTGGCAAGGTTCAATCCAGAAGCACCGCTTACCATGCTGTTTGATTATGTGAAAATTCGTTTTTCCACGCTGGATATACAGCACATCATCAAAGATATATTAAAACTGAATATCAATTATATGCTCCATGAAGATTACGGACATTACAGTTATGCGGAGCATTATTCTTTAGGGGACATCTTTATCTATACGTCGGCTGACGAAGAAAAAGGTGTCCTTTTAGAATTAAAGGGGCGTGGTTGCCGACAGTTTGAAAGTTACCTGCTGGCACAGCAACGAAGCTGGTATGACTTCCTCATGGACGCATTGGTAGACGGTGGCGTGATGAAGCGTATCGACCTTGCTATCAACGACCATACGGGCATTTTGGATATTCCAGAGCTTGCGGAAAAATGCAGGAAACGGGAATATATCGGAAAGTCCAGAAGCTATAAGTTTTACCAGTCGGGCGAGCTTATCAAGCACAGAGAGGACGACAGAGAATATATGGGACGTACCCTTTATCTTGGGTCGCTGAAATCAGATGTGTATTTTTGTATCTATGAAAAGGACTATGAGCAGTATGTCAAGTTAGGGACACCTCTGGAAGAAGCCGACATTATCAACCGTTTTGAGATACGGCTTAGAAATGAACGTGCCTATTATGCAGTACGAGATTTGCTGACCTATTATGACGCAGAGCAGACCGCCTTTTCTATCATCAACCAGTATGTGCGGTTTGTTGATGAAGAACCCGACAAGCGAAAAAATGACTGGAAACTCAATGACCGCTGGGCTTGGTTTATCGGCGATAACAGACAGAGCTTGAAGCTGACGACAAAGCCAGAGCCTTACACCTTAGACCGTACATTACGTTGGGTACAAAGGCAGGTAGCACCGACCTTGAAAATGCTGAAAAAGATTGATAAAGGAAATGGGACAGACTACATGGAAACAATCGAACAGCAGGCAAAGCTTACAGAGAAGCATGAAATGATAATCAAACAGCAGACGACCCCTGCAAAAGATTTGATAGAAAGTTAG
- a CDS encoding FtsK/SpoIIIE domain-containing protein: protein MRMIWNKGHRIRASDKHLVYHFSIETLLFVFVAVLLLLNSKQLMRTDWEHFSLLENGLTLSPYNFITILIATGVCALVAFGYYRFCYDSFKKLLHRQKLARMILENKWYEADTVQDSGFFTDLQSRSREKIVWFPKIYYQMEKGLLHIRCEITLGKYQDQLLRLEDKLESGLYCELTDKTLHDGYIEYTLLYDMIANRITIDEVRAENGCLRLMKNLVWEYDALPHALIAGGTGGGKTYFLLTLIEALLHTNAVLYILDPKNADLADLGTVMGNVYHTKEEMIDCVNAFYEGMVQRSEEMKRHPNYKTGENYAYLGLPPCFLIFDEYVAFFEMLGTKESVSLLSQLKKIVMLGRQAGYFLIVACQRPDAKYFSDGIRDNFNFRVGLGRISELGYGMLFGSDVKKQFFQKRIKGRGYCDVGTSVISEFYTPLVPKGHDFLQTIGSLAQARQDGTATCEAKGDGTD, encoded by the coding sequence ATGCGTATGATTTGGAACAAAGGACACCGTATCAGAGCCAGCGACAAGCACCTTGTTTATCATTTTTCCATAGAGACGCTTCTGTTTGTGTTCGTGGCAGTTCTCCTGCTACTGAATAGCAAACAGCTCATGCGTACCGACTGGGAGCATTTCAGCTTGTTAGAAAACGGCTTGACGCTTTCCCCTTACAACTTCATAACCATATTGATAGCGACTGGTGTTTGTGCATTGGTCGCTTTTGGGTATTACCGCTTCTGTTACGACAGTTTCAAGAAGCTACTGCACCGTCAAAAGCTGGCAAGAATGATACTGGAAAATAAGTGGTATGAAGCCGATACCGTACAAGATAGCGGTTTTTTTACTGACCTGCAAAGCAGATCAAGGGAAAAAATCGTCTGGTTTCCAAAGATTTATTATCAAATGGAAAAAGGACTTCTTCATATCCGCTGTGAAATTACGCTGGGAAAATATCAAGACCAGCTTTTACGGTTGGAGGATAAGTTGGAAAGTGGCTTGTATTGTGAGCTGACAGACAAGACCCTGCATGACGGTTATATCGAATATACCCTACTTTATGATATGATAGCGAACCGCATTACCATTGATGAAGTACGGGCAGAGAACGGCTGTCTTAGACTGATGAAAAATCTTGTCTGGGAATATGACGCACTTCCACACGCCCTTATCGCTGGTGGAACGGGTGGCGGTAAAACTTATTTTCTGCTGACGCTCATTGAAGCCCTACTGCATACCAACGCTGTCCTTTACATCTTAGACCCGAAAAATGCGGACTTAGCAGACTTAGGAACAGTCATGGGAAATGTGTATCATACCAAAGAAGAAATGATTGATTGTGTCAATGCCTTTTATGAGGGCATGGTACAACGAAGCGAGGAAATGAAGCGACACCCGAACTATAAGACGGGCGAAAACTATGCCTATCTGGGACTGCCACCCTGCTTTCTTATCTTTGATGAATATGTAGCATTTTTTGAAATGCTGGGGACGAAAGAAAGTGTGAGCTTACTTAGCCAGTTAAAGAAAATCGTTATGTTAGGACGACAAGCAGGTTATTTCCTTATCGTTGCCTGCCAGCGTCCAGACGCAAAGTATTTCTCGGACGGTATCAGAGATAACTTCAATTTCCGTGTGGGCTTGGGGCGTATCAGCGAATTAGGTTACGGTATGCTGTTCGGTTCAGATGTGAAAAAACAGTTTTTTCAGAAGCGTATCAAGGGGCGTGGCTATTGTGATGTGGGAACAAGCGTTATCAGTGAGTTTTACACGCCTTTAGTCCCGAAAGGACATGATTTTTTGCAGACTATCGGCTCTCTTGCACAAGCAAGGCAGGACGGGACGGCGACGTGCGAAGCGAAAGGCGACGGCACGGACTAG
- a CDS encoding MBL fold metallo-hydrolase: protein MDSWFTVEQIDQDTFVISEYKHWEETHCYLLCGTKRAILIDTGLGVSNIREVIDGLTKLPVTVITTHVHWDHIGGHKYFRSIAVHEAEKEWLSVKFPIPLQVVKNNIMCNPCDFPSDFKVEKYQIFQGVPQMILHDEDCIDLGNRKLVVIHTPGHSPGHCCFYEADRKYLYSGDLIYSGCLDAFYPSTNPQEFWKSVRKIQSLKISRILPGHHHLSIPVTIIDKIETAFHNLSNEGKLKQGNGIFSYEGFQIHI from the coding sequence ATGGACAGTTGGTTTACCGTCGAACAAATAGACCAAGATACATTCGTCATCAGCGAATACAAACACTGGGAAGAAACACATTGTTATCTATTGTGTGGGACAAAAAGAGCCATTCTGATTGATACAGGTTTAGGTGTTTCCAACATCAGAGAGGTTATTGATGGATTGACGAAACTGCCCGTTACAGTAATCACTACTCATGTTCATTGGGATCATATCGGTGGACATAAATATTTTCGGTCTATTGCAGTTCATGAAGCAGAAAAAGAATGGCTATCGGTCAAATTCCCTATACCTTTGCAAGTGGTAAAAAACAATATTATGTGCAATCCATGTGATTTCCCCTCGGATTTTAAGGTAGAGAAATATCAGATTTTTCAAGGGGTTCCGCAAATGATTTTACATGATGAAGATTGTATTGACTTAGGGAACAGAAAGTTGGTAGTTATTCACACGCCCGGTCATTCTCCCGGACATTGTTGTTTCTATGAAGCGGATAGAAAATATCTGTATTCCGGCGATTTGATATATAGCGGTTGCCTTGATGCTTTTTATCCATCAACAAACCCACAAGAATTTTGGAAGTCTGTTAGAAAAATTCAATCTTTAAAGATAAGTCGAATTTTGCCAGGACATCATCATTTATCTATTCCAGTTACTATAATTGACAAGATAGAGACAGCTTTTCACAACTTGTCAAATGAAGGGAAATTAAAACAAGGGAATGGTATATTCAGCTATGAGGGGTTTCAAATCCATATCTGA
- a CDS encoding YdcP family protein, which translates to MRLSNGFVIDKEKTFGELKFTAVRDVFLQNEDGTPSTQLKKRIYDLKCSLHGGIIPVSVPPEVPLREFPYNAVVELVNPVADTVSRKTYTGADVDWYVKAEDIVLKNKSNQNAGNTQNHTPQGQPKK; encoded by the coding sequence ATGAGATTATCAAACGGGTTTGTTATTGACAAAGAGAAAACATTTGGAGAATTAAAATTTACAGCGGTACGTGATGTGTTCTTGCAGAATGAGGACGGGACACCGAGTACCCAGCTTAAAAAGCGTATCTATGATTTGAAGTGCAGTCTGCACGGTGGAATTATCCCCGTGTCTGTACCGCCAGAAGTACCGTTAAGGGAATTTCCTTACAATGCAGTTGTGGAGCTTGTCAATCCAGTAGCCGATACGGTATCAAGAAAAACCTATACGGGTGCAGATGTGGACTGGTATGTAAAGGCAGAGGATATTGTATTGAAGAATAAAAGCAACCAGAACGCAGGCAATACACAGAACCATACACCGCAGGGACAACCGAAAAAATAG
- a CDS encoding YdcP family protein, with protein MEMKYVVPDMAQSFGTLEFAGESEPIFERDKNNRKVIARRSYNLYSDIQKGENVVVEIPVQAGEKHFKYEQKVKLVNPKLYGRGYAIGDMGHTDYVLVADDIVAVEEK; from the coding sequence ATGGAAATGAAATATGTCGTGCCAGATATGGCACAGTCTTTTGGAACTCTTGAATTTGCAGGGGAAAGCGAGCCTATCTTTGAAAGAGATAAAAACAATCGCAAGGTCATAGCCAGACGAAGCTATAACCTTTATTCTGACATACAGAAAGGCGAAAATGTTGTGGTGGAAATTCCTGTGCAGGCTGGCGAAAAGCATTTCAAGTATGAGCAGAAAGTAAAACTTGTCAATCCGAAGTTATACGGCAGAGGTTACGCAATCGGGGATATGGGACATACCGATTATGTATTAGTTGCTGATGATATTGTAGCAGTTGAAGAAAAGTAA
- a CDS encoding SrtB-anchored collagen-binding adhesin — MKKILKRLCTGFLALATVVTALPTTPVHAESKQYWTESAERVGIIEKVMNDGSIGSTFNEGMMKVEGETAYCIDINTDFKNGYKTRADASSRMSADQISDVALSLEYVKQYGEAHKELNYKQVYLLEQCVVWQRLSVHLGWQCDNVRASYDEIPKATQDEVFSGARAFVKENKGRYECGGYIYSGEGQELGQFWAKLNVGNATLQKTSSNTGITDGNENYSIAGATYGVFADKDCTKQLATLTTDKNGNTDVVEVKAGTIYIKELSAPAGYKVDKTVYSLKVEAGKTATLKVSDTPKVTDTLIELFKIDMETQKNNPQGNASLAGAEFTWKYYAGFYNKDNLPAEATRTWVTKTIAETDSDGTAHYITKLADAYKVSGDSFYMQDSKAVLPLGTLTVEETKAPNGYLLEGAYMQAGDKSEQIKGLYVTQITEDGDLAVLSGSNQFSVSDKVIRGGVKIQKRDLETGDTKPQGSATLKDTAFDIISLNDNAVLVEGKLYKKNEVVKTIHTNLEGVASTSADLLPYGNFSIAESEAPNGYLTDGAKPIDFAITENGKIVDLIDEAHSIYNQIKRGDIEGVKIGAGTHKRLADVPFRITSKTTGENHVVVTDDNGQFSTSADWASHKHNTNAGKTSEDGVWFGTSEPDDSKGALPYDTYIIEELRSDSNKGFELIPPFEIVVSRNNLVIDLGTLTDEYEKEISIHTTATSKDGEKTILAGKEVTIVDTVKLDGLTKGTKYQLKGWQMLKEKNTELIINGKRVENDYTFVANDEEMKVEISYTFNASALGGKNLVTFEELYDLSNPDEPVKVAEHKDIEDDGQTVLITERIIKIHTTATGKDGNKELEAGKDVTIIDTVTLEGLEVGTKYQLKGWQMLKEENAELLINGKRVESDYTFTADSEAMKVEVAFTFDATSLDGKQLVTFEELYDLSNPDEPKKVTEHKDIEDKGQTITFKEKPEEPEKPETPPTPEKPNRPSDSPKTGDSTNVMAFVVMLLASAGGLAGTYLYKRRKMKKS, encoded by the coding sequence ATGAAAAAGATATTAAAACGATTGTGTACGGGCTTCTTAGCTCTTGCAACTGTCGTTACTGCTTTACCGACTACACCCGTTCATGCAGAAAGTAAGCAATACTGGACGGAAAGTGCAGAGCGTGTCGGTATCATTGAAAAAGTAATGAATGACGGTTCTATTGGTTCTACATTCAATGAGGGCATGATGAAAGTTGAGGGCGAAACTGCCTATTGTATCGACATCAATACAGATTTTAAGAATGGCTACAAGACCAGAGCTGACGCAAGCTCACGCATGAGTGCCGACCAGATTTCAGATGTGGCGTTATCCTTAGAATATGTCAAACAGTATGGCGAAGCCCACAAGGAACTGAACTACAAACAAGTTTATCTATTGGAACAATGTGTAGTCTGGCAGAGATTGAGCGTACATCTCGGCTGGCAATGTGATAACGTGCGAGCTTCTTATGATGAAATTCCAAAGGCAACGCAGGACGAAGTTTTCTCTGGTGCAAGAGCCTTTGTCAAAGAAAATAAAGGACGCTATGAATGTGGAGGTTATATCTACTCTGGCGAGGGACAGGAATTAGGGCAATTCTGGGCGAAGTTGAATGTCGGAAATGCTACACTTCAAAAGACTTCCAGTAATACCGGCATTACAGACGGTAACGAAAATTACTCTATTGCTGGTGCAACATACGGTGTCTTTGCTGATAAGGACTGCACAAAACAGCTTGCCACCCTTACGACTGATAAAAACGGAAATACAGATGTTGTAGAGGTAAAAGCAGGCACAATCTATATCAAGGAATTATCCGCACCAGCAGGATATAAGGTAGATAAAACTGTATATTCCTTAAAGGTTGAAGCTGGAAAGACAGCGACTTTGAAAGTATCTGATACGCCAAAAGTAACGGACACTTTGATTGAGCTTTTCAAGATTGACATGGAAACACAGAAAAACAATCCGCAAGGGAACGCTTCTCTAGCAGGCGCGGAATTTACATGGAAGTATTATGCTGGCTTCTATAATAAAGACAATCTCCCTGCCGAAGCTACTCGTACATGGGTTACAAAGACAATCGCTGAAACAGACAGCGACGGGACAGCCCACTACATTACAAAATTAGCGGACGCATACAAGGTATCTGGCGACAGCTTCTATATGCAGGACAGCAAAGCGGTTCTTCCACTTGGGACGCTAACCGTTGAGGAAACAAAAGCTCCAAACGGCTACTTGTTAGAGGGTGCATATATGCAGGCTGGCGATAAGTCCGAACAGATAAAAGGCTTATATGTAACACAGATTACCGAGGACGGCGACCTTGCCGTATTATCTGGAAGTAACCAGTTTTCCGTATCAGACAAGGTTATCCGTGGCGGTGTCAAAATTCAGAAACGAGATTTAGAAACGGGCGATACCAAACCACAAGGAAGTGCCACTTTGAAAGATACTGCCTTTGACATCATTTCCTTAAATGATAATGCGGTATTGGTTGAGGGCAAGCTCTACAAGAAAAATGAAGTCGTAAAGACTATTCATACAAACCTTGAGGGTGTCGCTTCCACTTCTGCTGACCTTTTACCTTATGGAAATTTCAGTATCGCTGAAAGTGAAGCTCCAAACGGATATTTGACAGACGGTGCAAAACCGATTGATTTTGCAATCACAGAAAACGGAAAAATCGTGGACTTAATCGACGAAGCCCATTCTATCTATAATCAGATTAAGCGTGGAGATATTGAGGGTGTAAAAATCGGTGCAGGCACACACAAGCGTCTTGCTGATGTTCCCTTTAGGATCACAAGCAAGACGACGGGCGAAAATCATGTAGTGGTAACTGATGATAACGGGCAATTCTCTACTTCTGCTGACTGGGCTTCTCATAAGCACAATACAAACGCAGGAAAGACCAGCGAGGATGGTGTGTGGTTTGGAACTTCTGAACCAGACGACAGCAAAGGTGCGTTACCTTACGATACTTACATCATTGAAGAATTACGCTCTGATAGTAACAAAGGCTTTGAACTTATCCCACCTTTTGAAATCGTGGTATCAAGAAATAATCTTGTGATTGATTTAGGAACGCTGACTGATGAATACGAAAAAGAAATTTCTATCCATACCACAGCGACCAGCAAAGACGGCGAAAAGACTATCCTTGCAGGAAAAGAGGTAACAATCGTTGATACTGTCAAATTAGACGGACTTACAAAAGGCACAAAGTACCAGCTCAAAGGCTGGCAGATGTTAAAAGAAAAAAATACAGAGCTTATCATTAACGGAAAGCGTGTGGAAAATGATTATACCTTTGTCGCTAATGACGAAGAAATGAAAGTGGAAATTTCCTATACATTCAATGCGTCTGCTTTAGGTGGCAAGAACCTTGTTACCTTTGAGGAATTATATGATTTAAGCAATCCAGACGAACCCGTGAAAGTTGCGGAACATAAAGACATTGAGGACGACGGGCAGACCGTACTTATCACAGAGCGTATCATCAAAATTCATACGACTGCTACCGGTAAGGACGGCAATAAAGAACTTGAAGCAGGAAAAGACGTTACAATCATTGATACCGTAACCTTAGAGGGCTTAGAAGTCGGCACAAAATATCAGTTAAAGGGCTGGCAGATGTTGAAAGAAGAAAATGCAGAGCTTCTTATCAATGGAAAGCGTGTGGAAAGTGATTATACGTTTACCGCTGACAGCGAAGCTATGAAAGTGGAAGTTGCCTTTACCTTTGACGCTACTTCCCTTGACGGCAAACAGCTTGTAACTTTTGAGGAATTATACGATTTAAGCAATCCAGACGAGCCGAAGAAAGTTACCGAGCATAAGGATATTGAGGATAAGGGACAGACGATTACCTTTAAGGAAAAGCCAGAAGAACCAGAGAAACCCGAAACACCACCGACACCAGAAAAGCCTAACAGACCTAGCGACAGTCCCAAAACGGGCGACAGTACAAATGTAATGGCATTTGTCGTGATGTTGCTTGCGTCTGCTGGTGGACTGGCTGGAACATATCTTTACAAACGCCGTAAAATGAAGAAATCATAA
- the rplA gene encoding 50S ribosomal protein L1: protein MKRGKKYVEAAKAVDRATLYDAPEAISLVKKAAVAKFDETIEVHIRTGCDGRHADQQIRGAVVLPHGTGKKVRVLVFAKDAKAEEAKAAGADFVGAEDLIPKIQNEGWLDFDVVVATPDMMGVVGRLGRVLGPKGLMPNPKAGTVTMDVTKAVNDIKAGKIEYRLDKSNIIHVPIGKASFTEEQLSDNFQTLMGAITKARPSTLKGQYLKSVTIAPTMGPGVKLNPIKLAQ, encoded by the coding sequence ATGAAACGAGGAAAGAAATATGTGGAAGCTGCGAAAGCAGTAGACCGCGCAACATTATATGATGCACCAGAGGCTATCAGCCTTGTTAAAAAAGCAGCTGTAGCTAAGTTCGACGAGACCATCGAAGTTCACATCCGTACAGGCTGCGATGGACGTCACGCAGATCAGCAGATCCGTGGAGCAGTTGTTCTGCCACACGGAACAGGAAAAAAAGTTCGTGTACTTGTATTTGCTAAAGATGCTAAGGCAGAAGAGGCAAAGGCAGCAGGAGCAGACTTCGTAGGAGCTGAGGACCTCATTCCGAAGATCCAGAACGAGGGATGGCTTGACTTTGACGTTGTAGTTGCAACACCGGATATGATGGGCGTTGTAGGTCGTCTTGGTCGTGTACTTGGACCGAAAGGTTTAATGCCAAACCCGAAAGCTGGTACTGTAACAATGGACGTAACAAAAGCTGTTAACGACATTAAAGCAGGTAAGATCGAGTATCGTCTTGACAAATCCAACATCATCCATGTTCCGATCGGAAAGGCTTCCTTTACCGAGGAGCAGTTAAGCGACAACTTCCAGACGCTTATGGGAGCTATCACAAAGGCTAGACCTAGCACACTGAAAGGTCAGTATCTGAAGAGCGTTACAATCGCTCCGACAATGGGACCTGGTGTTAAGCTTAACCCGATTAAATTAGCTCAGTAA
- the rplK gene encoding 50S ribosomal protein L11, with translation MAKKVTGYIKLQIPAGKATPAPPVGPALGQHGVNIVQFTKEFNARTADQGDLIIPVVITVYADRSFSFITKTPPAAVLLKKAANIKSGSGVPNKTKVAKVTKAQIQEIAELKMKDLNAASIEAAMSMIAGTARSMGIEVVD, from the coding sequence ATGGCAAAGAAAGTAACAGGATATATCAAATTACAGATTCCGGCTGGTAAAGCAACTCCAGCACCACCTGTAGGTCCGGCTCTTGGACAGCACGGTGTAAACATCGTACAGTTTACTAAGGAGTTCAACGCAAGAACAGCTGATCAGGGAGATCTTATCATCCCGGTTGTTATCACTGTTTACGCTGACAGAAGTTTCAGCTTCATAACCAAGACTCCGCCGGCAGCAGTTCTTCTTAAGAAAGCTGCAAACATCAAATCTGGTTCCGGTGTACCGAACAAGACCAAAGTAGCTAAAGTTACTAAGGCACAGATTCAGGAGATCGCTGAGCTGAAGATGAAAGACCTCAATGCAGCATCCATCGAGGCTGCTATGAGCATGATCGCCGGTACAGCAAGAAGTATGGGAATCGAAGTCGTAGACTAA
- the nusG gene encoding transcription termination/antitermination protein NusG codes for MSEAAKWYVVHTYSGYENKVKANIEKTIENRHLEDQILEVRVPLQDVVEMKNGTLRQVQKKMFPGYVLLNMVMNDDTWYVVRNTRGVTGFVGPGSKPVPLTEEEMMPLGIQKPDIEVDFAEGDMVVVTGGAWKDTAGVITGINMQKQTVTINVELFGRETPVEISFTEIKKAE; via the coding sequence ATGTCAGAAGCAGCAAAATGGTACGTTGTCCATACCTATTCCGGGTATGAGAACAAGGTAAAAGCCAACATTGAAAAGACGATCGAGAACAGACACCTGGAAGACCAGATCCTGGAGGTACGTGTCCCGCTGCAGGATGTAGTGGAGATGAAGAACGGAACCTTAAGACAGGTTCAGAAAAAGATGTTTCCAGGCTATGTGCTTCTCAATATGGTGATGAATGACGATACCTGGTATGTTGTCCGTAATACCCGCGGTGTTACAGGATTCGTAGGACCGGGATCAAAGCCTGTGCCTCTTACAGAAGAGGAAATGATGCCGCTTGGTATCCAGAAACCGGATATCGAAGTGGACTTCGCAGAGGGCGACATGGTAGTCGTTACCGGTGGTGCATGGAAAGATACCGCAGGTGTGATCACAGGTATCAACATGCAGAAACAGACGGTAACGATCAATGTTGAGCTTTTCGGTCGTGAAACACCGGTAGAAATAAGTTTCACAGAAATCAAAAAAGCTGAGTAA
- the secE gene encoding preprotein translocase subunit SecE, with amino-acid sequence MEKQKSADKPQKKSWFQGLQSEFEKIVWTDRPTLAKQTVVVVIITIILAVVISVMDSGILECINFLMK; translated from the coding sequence ATGGAAAAACAGAAATCTGCGGATAAGCCGCAGAAGAAAAGTTGGTTTCAGGGACTTCAGTCAGAATTTGAGAAGATTGTCTGGACAGACCGTCCCACACTGGCAAAGCAGACTGTTGTGGTCGTGATCATCACGATCATCCTGGCAGTGGTTATCAGTGTAATGGATTCCGGAATTCTGGAATGCATTAATTTCTTAATGAAGTAA
- the rpmG gene encoding 50S ribosomal protein L33: MRVKITLACTECKQRNYNMTKEKKNHPERMETKKYCKFCHTHTLHKETK; the protein is encoded by the coding sequence GTGCGCGTTAAGATTACATTAGCATGTACCGAGTGCAAGCAGCGTAACTACAATATGACGAAGGAGAAAAAGAACCATCCTGAGAGAATGGAGACCAAGAAATATTGTAAGTTCTGTCATACACACACTCTGCACAAGGAAACAAAGTAA
- a CDS encoding SDR family NAD(P)-dependent oxidoreductase: MGKITVITGGTSGIGRGIAEKILTESAKADRIFVTYGHDEKKALSFQESLPEEKRSQVTLIKADMSSYEEMMVFVEELKKQTDHIDWLVSNAGISTYAKYEDYSFEEWTRIVNTNLSVPVFMVKELRSMMVEGGSVLFTGSYAGQQAYSSSLVYGVTKAAIHFLTRSLVKEFEPKGITVNAIAPGFIETPWHSARTQESYDRINRKIALHRFGTVEEVADMAYAVLSNGYMNGSVVDIHGGYDYF, translated from the coding sequence ATGGGAAAAATAACTGTGATCACAGGCGGTACCTCCGGAATCGGAAGAGGGATCGCCGAAAAGATCCTGACAGAGTCAGCAAAGGCTGACAGGATCTTCGTAACATATGGACATGATGAGAAGAAGGCACTGTCGTTTCAGGAGAGCCTTCCTGAGGAAAAAAGATCTCAGGTGACTTTGATAAAGGCAGATATGTCTTCCTATGAAGAGATGATGGTTTTTGTGGAGGAGCTGAAAAAGCAGACAGACCATATTGACTGGCTTGTAAGCAATGCCGGAATCAGCACCTACGCAAAATATGAAGACTACAGCTTTGAGGAGTGGACACGGATCGTAAACACCAATCTTTCCGTACCTGTATTTATGGTCAAAGAGCTGAGATCCATGATGGTGGAGGGTGGCAGTGTGCTTTTTACCGGTTCCTATGCAGGACAGCAGGCGTATTCTTCCTCCCTTGTATATGGAGTCACCAAGGCAGCCATCCATTTCCTGACCAGATCCCTGGTAAAGGAATTTGAGCCAAAGGGCATCACAGTCAACGCTATTGCACCTGGCTTCATCGAAACTCCGTGGCACAGCGCCCGCACCCAGGAGAGCTACGACCGTATCAACCGGAAGATCGCACTCCACAGGTTTGGAACTGTGGAGGAAGTGGCGGATATGGCTTATGCAGTGCTGTCTAACGGATATATGAACGGCAGTGTAGTGGATATCCACGGTGGTTATGACTACTTTTAA